A single window of Candidatus Nezhaarchaeales archaeon DNA harbors:
- a CDS encoding thiolase domain-containing protein: MVKVAIVGVGHAKFGVRSDVSLQELAFEAVKPALEDAKVSKGDVELVSVGCAGFSHEWLPAVVTSEYMGLSGAGLIRCEAACASGGAAFYAAYLAIASGQYDCVLVLGVEKMNDLNTDAVIELIGRAGYYLWEYHYFGVTFPSYYALHATRHMAKYGTTEEQMAMVAVKNHKYASMNPYAHLQRRVTVDEVLSSMVISWPLKLYDCCPISDGAAAIVLASEDKVKELKVETPIWVAGVGVSSDTASLSKREDYVGLKASVLASRKAYKMANVEPSSFDLAEVHDCFTIAEIMAYEDLGFCPKGQGGKMVEEGQTEIGGKIPVNVDGGLKAKGHPLGATGVSMLVEATKQLRGEAGKRQIPLKNYVALVHNVGGTGHYCYVVVLRR, encoded by the coding sequence TTGGTTAAGGTAGCGATCGTAGGGGTAGGACACGCTAAGTTCGGTGTTAGGTCTGACGTTAGCCTTCAGGAGCTCGCCTTTGAAGCCGTAAAACCGGCCCTTGAGGACGCTAAGGTATCGAAGGGCGACGTGGAGCTTGTATCAGTCGGTTGCGCCGGCTTTAGCCACGAGTGGTTACCAGCCGTTGTCACCTCGGAGTACATGGGTTTAAGCGGTGCTGGCTTAATTAGGTGTGAAGCTGCTTGCGCTAGTGGGGGCGCTGCTTTCTACGCGGCGTACTTAGCTATTGCGAGCGGGCAATACGATTGTGTCCTCGTTCTCGGCGTTGAGAAGATGAACGACCTTAATACCGACGCCGTTATCGAGCTTATTGGTAGGGCTGGCTACTACTTGTGGGAGTACCACTACTTTGGGGTTACCTTCCCCTCCTACTACGCTCTTCACGCTACGAGGCATATGGCTAAGTACGGAACCACCGAAGAGCAGATGGCTATGGTCGCGGTTAAGAACCATAAGTACGCGTCCATGAACCCCTACGCGCACCTTCAACGAAGGGTAACGGTTGACGAGGTCCTATCCTCCATGGTGATATCCTGGCCCTTAAAGCTTTACGACTGCTGTCCGATAAGTGATGGAGCCGCCGCTATCGTACTAGCTTCGGAGGATAAGGTAAAGGAGCTTAAAGTGGAAACACCCATCTGGGTAGCGGGGGTAGGCGTATCTTCGGATACCGCGAGTTTAAGTAAGAGGGAGGATTACGTAGGGCTTAAAGCTAGCGTACTAGCGTCGAGGAAAGCCTACAAAATGGCTAACGTGGAGCCAAGTAGCTTCGACCTAGCCGAGGTTCACGATTGCTTCACCATAGCCGAGATAATGGCCTACGAGGATTTAGGTTTCTGCCCTAAGGGTCAAGGTGGTAAAATGGTCGAGGAGGGTCAAACGGAGATAGGTGGTAAAATACCCGTGAACGTAGACGGCGGTTTAAAGGCTAAAGGCCACCCCTTAGGTGCTACTGGGGTATCCATGCTTGTTGAGGCAACTAAGCAGCTTAGGGGGGAAGCCGGTAAGAGGCAGATACCCCTAAAGAATTACGTAGCCCTAGTCCATAACGTAGGGGGAACAGGGCATTACTGTTACGTCGTGGTTTTAAGGAGGTGA
- a CDS encoding long-chain fatty acid--CoA ligase yields MGKPWLKFYPEWVPKTIEYPETSLPQLLKETARKYPNRVAIVFEGFKITFKELDHLADRFATALAGLGVRKGDVVAIFLPNTPQFVIGYYGAMRIGAIVTTVSPLYKERELEYQLNDSEAETIVTLDLLYPTVRKVWEKTRLKRVIVTSIGDFLPAVKRVLGRLLKKVPYLKVAPKPGVYFFRELLKTYPANPPSVEVKPKEDLALLQYTGGTTGLPKGAMLTHYNLVSNAIMCSYWVPEKPGTGVVLGVLPLFHIYGMTTVMNLSIVHASTMVLLPRFDPMKVLKSIAKYKVTEFPGVPTMYAMLIAHPDIAKYDISSVRFCISGAAPLPPQVQKRFMELTGGILIEGYGLTEASPVTHANPMDSTMKTVKIGSIGIPWPDTEAKIVDLETGTKELKPGEVGELVVKGPQVMKGYWRKLEETRSTLRDGWLYTGDVGKMDEDGYFYIVDRKKDLIKYKGYSVYPRELEDVLYEHPAVKLCAVVGKPDPEAGEIPKAYVVLKEGMSATAEEIMNFTKQRVAPYKAIREVEFRSELPLTPAGKVLRRVLKEELKGSVG; encoded by the coding sequence ATGGGTAAGCCTTGGCTTAAGTTTTACCCTGAATGGGTTCCTAAAACGATAGAGTATCCGGAAACCAGCCTTCCCCAGTTGTTGAAAGAGACGGCGCGTAAGTATCCAAATAGAGTGGCCATAGTGTTTGAGGGCTTTAAAATAACCTTTAAGGAGCTTGACCACTTAGCTGATAGGTTCGCTACGGCTCTTGCTGGTTTAGGTGTAAGGAAGGGTGACGTCGTAGCCATCTTCCTCCCGAATACGCCTCAGTTCGTTATAGGGTACTACGGGGCTATGCGGATTGGCGCTATAGTTACAACCGTAAGCCCACTATATAAGGAGCGGGAGTTAGAGTATCAGTTAAACGATTCTGAAGCTGAAACCATAGTTACCCTTGACCTACTCTATCCAACCGTTAGGAAGGTATGGGAGAAAACTAGGTTGAAAAGGGTGATAGTGACTAGTATAGGTGACTTCCTACCAGCCGTTAAAAGGGTTTTAGGGAGGCTGCTTAAAAAGGTTCCATATTTAAAAGTAGCTCCTAAACCTGGGGTTTACTTCTTCAGGGAGCTCCTAAAAACCTATCCCGCAAATCCGCCATCCGTCGAGGTGAAGCCTAAGGAGGATTTAGCGTTACTACAGTATACAGGTGGTACTACCGGTTTACCTAAGGGGGCTATGCTTACACATTATAACCTGGTTTCAAACGCAATCATGTGCTCCTACTGGGTGCCTGAAAAGCCTGGAACGGGGGTGGTTCTAGGCGTATTACCGCTCTTCCACATATACGGGATGACCACGGTGATGAACCTTTCAATTGTTCACGCCTCGACCATGGTTTTACTACCACGCTTCGACCCGATGAAGGTTCTAAAGTCCATCGCTAAGTATAAGGTAACGGAATTCCCCGGCGTTCCGACGATGTACGCCATGCTCATAGCCCATCCGGACATCGCTAAGTACGATATTTCATCAGTACGCTTCTGCATTTCAGGGGCAGCCCCCCTACCACCGCAGGTGCAAAAACGCTTCATGGAGTTAACGGGTGGAATCCTCATCGAAGGATACGGTTTAACAGAGGCTTCACCGGTAACTCATGCCAACCCCATGGATTCAACGATGAAAACGGTTAAGATAGGTTCAATAGGTATACCTTGGCCGGATACCGAGGCTAAAATCGTTGACCTTGAAACCGGGACTAAGGAGCTTAAACCCGGTGAGGTTGGAGAGCTGGTCGTTAAGGGCCCACAGGTTATGAAGGGATACTGGAGGAAGTTGGAGGAGACGCGGAGCACGTTAAGGGATGGCTGGCTTTACACCGGTGATGTGGGGAAGATGGACGAGGACGGCTACTTCTACATTGTCGATAGGAAGAAGGATCTAATCAAGTATAAGGGGTATAGCGTATACCCAAGGGAGTTAGAGGACGTCCTCTACGAGCATCCAGCCGTTAAACTATGCGCGGTAGTAGGTAAACCGGATCCTGAAGCAGGTGAAATACCTAAGGCCTACGTGGTCCTTAAGGAGGGGATGAGTGCAACCGCCGAGGAGATAATGAACTTCACGAAGCAGAGGGTCGCACCCTACAAGGCGATAAGGGAGGTAGAGTTTAGATCCGAACTACCCTTAACCCCGGCGGGTAAAGTGTTAAGGAGGGTTTTAAAGGAGGAGCTTAAAGGTAGTGTTGGGTGA
- a CDS encoding Zn-ribbon domain-containing OB-fold protein, translated as MGDSLLECKPVRLAYKVPIGRIEKFWSGLKEGRVYATKCRRCGEIHFPPVADCPNCYASNVEWVELNGEAEVETFTHVIIRPGDFLGYEPYTITIAKLKEGVKVLAWLIGVEFSDVKVGMKVKLVTWKGADGSLSYAFIPMR; from the coding sequence ATGGGCGATTCTCTATTAGAGTGTAAACCGGTAAGGCTTGCTTATAAGGTGCCGATCGGGAGGATCGAGAAGTTTTGGAGCGGACTTAAGGAGGGGAGAGTTTACGCTACGAAGTGTAGGAGATGTGGGGAAATCCACTTCCCACCCGTAGCTGATTGTCCTAATTGCTACGCGTCCAACGTTGAATGGGTGGAGCTTAACGGTGAAGCTGAGGTTGAAACGTTTACCCATGTTATTATTAGACCTGGCGACTTCCTCGGTTACGAGCCTTACACGATCACCATAGCTAAGCTTAAGGAGGGTGTTAAGGTCTTAGCCTGGTTAATAGGCGTGGAGTTCTCAGACGTAAAGGTGGGGATGAAGGTTAAGCTGGTAACCTGGAAGGGGGCCGACGGCTCGTTAAGCTACGCGTTCATCCCCATGAGGTAA
- a CDS encoding FAD-binding and (Fe-S)-binding domain-containing protein: MLEALKDLESVLGPDKVSLDDYETSLYERDLAPLPSIALSMFKTRPNAVVRPLSLEDVVKTVSFANERNVPITPRGAATYGFGGALVTSGGIALDLRSLNRVLSIDREGLTVKVEAGVTWKDLIDKLEREGLTVLAYPSSAIAATVGGWIATGGYGYGSLKYGHVKHHVKALKVVLPSSEVVDVPSSSYPLELFLGTEGVFGVIVEAELKVKPKPAVEKPFYASFPSEEAMLSAVDELVRLEPKPFTVEFFDRNLSGFKREVGFEVKPAPGFIAVYEGSEDEVSKGGKNFLAVTSKHNGEAESEAVARREWDQRFYALKIKKLGPTLLGQDLVVPLGRVREYASTVLSIAKGYGLTPGYAGVVILEEAFQPSYRVVLMPMLLTDERRRLAYLSTLPLLKDLCDAALSVGGTPYGIGLWNVPYAENVLGKATLARLKEVKRKVDPKEIMNPNKLFFVKTRVGLPFSASQYKLGMKLLKPLKYLRGISKAAELKAPELLRGALKDLYVCAKCGYCYSVCPAVEHVKLESLSVRGKIYHVKRSLEKGVNVAVQPFIDRVYQCTVCGRCRDYCSTGIDTVELIEKLREYVAKLGLNPKEIVGLPGVLSRNFNPFGMDHADRLGWIDYTNKLGRRLLRSLKPEDLKKLKYKELEKEGLVKDKAEVVYFVGCSAAYYRRNSRIAEAMVRLMLEAGEDFTLLGPDEVCCGDPLILAGYTDQAVELAKRNLEAIGKRNAKTVVFTCAGCYRVFTQEYPKLLGGKPSLKLMHSSQLLEAYFKEGRLKVSDAVGLKVAYHDPCELGRLSNVYEEPRNVVKALGATLIELPENRWNSLCCGGGGLLRSTNVKLSEAIASSRVKQILEAGVSYVVSGCPSCKSMLTDALPVEKGVKVFDLVELVAQQLNLMPPEK, encoded by the coding sequence GTGCTTGAGGCCTTGAAGGACCTTGAAAGCGTTCTAGGCCCCGATAAAGTATCCTTAGACGATTACGAAACCAGTCTCTATGAACGTGATTTGGCTCCTCTACCCTCCATAGCGTTATCCATGTTTAAAACGAGGCCTAACGCTGTCGTTAGGCCTTTAAGCCTTGAGGACGTGGTTAAAACCGTTTCCTTTGCTAATGAGCGTAACGTACCGATAACCCCTCGAGGGGCGGCTACCTACGGTTTCGGTGGAGCCTTGGTTACGAGTGGAGGTATAGCCTTAGACCTTAGATCATTAAACCGGGTTTTAAGTATTGATAGGGAAGGCTTAACCGTTAAGGTTGAAGCAGGGGTAACGTGGAAGGACCTTATCGATAAGCTTGAACGTGAAGGCTTAACGGTTTTAGCGTACCCTTCAAGCGCTATCGCGGCTACCGTTGGCGGATGGATAGCTACCGGCGGCTACGGTTACGGCTCCCTTAAATATGGCCACGTGAAGCATCACGTTAAGGCGTTGAAGGTAGTCTTACCCTCGTCGGAGGTAGTGGATGTTCCGAGCTCCTCATACCCCTTAGAATTGTTCCTAGGGACCGAGGGGGTTTTTGGGGTTATAGTTGAAGCGGAGCTTAAGGTTAAACCTAAACCCGCCGTTGAAAAACCTTTTTACGCTTCGTTTCCGAGCGAGGAGGCTATGCTATCGGCCGTTGACGAGCTTGTTAGATTGGAGCCTAAACCGTTTACCGTTGAGTTCTTCGATAGAAACCTCTCAGGGTTTAAACGCGAGGTAGGCTTCGAAGTCAAACCGGCTCCTGGCTTTATAGCTGTATATGAGGGTAGCGAGGATGAGGTAAGTAAGGGTGGGAAGAACTTTTTAGCTGTAACGAGTAAGCATAATGGTGAAGCGGAGAGCGAAGCCGTAGCTAGGCGTGAATGGGATCAAAGGTTTTACGCGTTAAAGATTAAGAAGTTAGGGCCAACTCTACTCGGCCAAGACCTAGTAGTACCGCTGGGAAGGGTTAGGGAGTACGCTTCCACCGTTTTAAGTATAGCTAAAGGTTATGGTTTAACCCCGGGTTATGCGGGTGTGGTAATCCTTGAAGAGGCGTTTCAACCAAGCTACAGGGTCGTTTTAATGCCTATGCTGCTAACCGATGAGCGTAGGAGGCTGGCCTACCTATCAACGTTACCGTTATTGAAGGATCTTTGCGATGCGGCTTTAAGCGTCGGCGGTACACCGTACGGGATAGGTTTATGGAACGTTCCATACGCTGAAAATGTACTGGGTAAGGCTACGCTAGCTAGGCTTAAGGAGGTTAAACGTAAAGTCGACCCGAAGGAGATTATGAACCCGAATAAGCTTTTCTTCGTTAAAACTAGGGTGGGCCTACCCTTTTCGGCTTCGCAGTATAAGCTTGGCATGAAGCTTTTAAAGCCCTTAAAGTATTTAAGGGGGATATCGAAGGCGGCTGAGCTTAAAGCTCCGGAGCTGTTACGCGGAGCCCTTAAAGACCTTTACGTATGCGCTAAATGTGGCTACTGCTACTCCGTTTGCCCAGCGGTTGAGCATGTTAAGCTTGAATCCTTATCGGTTAGGGGTAAGATTTACCACGTGAAGCGTAGCCTTGAGAAAGGTGTTAACGTAGCGGTTCAACCATTCATAGATAGGGTTTACCAATGTACTGTTTGCGGTAGATGCCGCGATTACTGTTCAACGGGTATAGATACCGTTGAGCTAATAGAGAAGCTACGCGAATACGTAGCTAAGCTAGGGTTAAACCCTAAGGAGATAGTAGGGCTACCAGGGGTTCTAAGTAGGAACTTTAACCCCTTCGGTATGGACCATGCTGATAGGCTAGGCTGGATCGACTATACGAATAAGCTCGGCCGAAGGCTTCTACGCTCCCTAAAACCCGAGGATCTAAAGAAGTTAAAGTATAAGGAGTTGGAAAAGGAGGGACTAGTTAAGGATAAGGCCGAGGTCGTCTACTTCGTCGGGTGTAGCGCTGCCTATTATAGGCGTAATAGCCGGATAGCTGAGGCTATGGTGAGATTAATGCTTGAAGCTGGTGAAGACTTCACCCTACTTGGGCCTGATGAGGTATGTTGTGGGGACCCGTTAATCCTCGCCGGTTACACCGATCAAGCCGTGGAGCTAGCTAAACGGAACCTTGAAGCTATAGGGAAACGTAACGCAAAGACAGTAGTATTTACGTGTGCTGGTTGCTATAGGGTTTTCACGCAGGAATACCCGAAGCTACTAGGAGGGAAGCCGAGCTTAAAGCTTATGCATTCTTCACAGTTACTAGAAGCCTACTTTAAGGAGGGGAGGTTAAAGGTTAGTGACGCCGTAGGGTTAAAGGTAGCTTATCACGACCCATGTGAGCTCGGTAGGCTTTCAAACGTTTATGAGGAACCGCGTAACGTGGTGAAGGCGTTAGGGGCTACGCTTATTGAACTACCTGAAAATAGGTGGAATTCGCTTTGTTGTGGCGGTGGAGGCCTACTTAGAAGTACTAACGTTAAGCTTAGCGAGGCTATAGCCTCCAGTAGGGTTAAGCAAATACTTGAAGCCGGTGTTAGCTATGTGGTTTCAGGATGCCCATCCTGCAAGTCCATGTTGACCGACGCCCTACCTGTTGAGAAGGGCGTAAAGGTATTTGACTTGGTAGAACTAGTGGCTCAACAGCTTAACCTTATGCCGCCTGAGAAGTGA
- a CDS encoding enoyl-CoA hydratase/isomerase family protein, translating into MVKGRYDTITVTKEDYIAWITLNLPHRLNALTMEMVNELIAAVEELEHDKDVRCVVITGAGDKAFSVGADITTFTEVTPTTAPDISARGQELARRIESSSKPYIAAINGYCLGGGLELALACDFRVAIEHAELGSPEIKIGIIPGWGGTQRLVRIVGLAKAKELVMLGERIKAYEALKLGLLHRVVASGKLMEEVKALAKKLAEGPPIALKYAKYVLNFGSQAPLDIGLKMESEALGIIASTKDVAEGISAFFEKRKPEFKGE; encoded by the coding sequence ATGGTTAAGGGCCGTTACGACACCATAACCGTCACGAAGGAGGACTACATAGCCTGGATAACCCTTAACCTCCCCCATAGGCTTAACGCCTTAACCATGGAGATGGTGAACGAGTTAATAGCCGCCGTCGAGGAGCTTGAACATGATAAGGACGTTAGGTGCGTCGTAATAACCGGGGCTGGCGATAAAGCCTTTAGCGTAGGGGCAGATATAACTACCTTCACCGAAGTAACACCGACCACCGCACCCGACATATCGGCTAGGGGTCAAGAACTCGCTAGAAGGATAGAGTCGTCGTCGAAGCCCTACATAGCCGCTATAAACGGCTACTGCCTCGGAGGGGGGTTAGAGCTAGCACTTGCTTGCGATTTCCGAGTAGCGATTGAACACGCCGAGTTAGGGTCACCGGAGATAAAGATCGGTATAATACCTGGTTGGGGCGGGACGCAACGATTGGTTAGAATCGTAGGTTTAGCTAAAGCGAAGGAACTAGTAATGTTGGGGGAACGTATCAAGGCCTATGAAGCATTAAAGCTCGGCCTCCTACACAGGGTTGTAGCTAGCGGAAAGTTAATGGAGGAGGTTAAGGCGTTAGCTAAGAAACTAGCTGAGGGCCCGCCCATCGCATTAAAGTATGCTAAATACGTCTTAAACTTCGGGTCGCAAGCACCCCTCGATATAGGGCTTAAAATGGAGTCCGAAGCGTTAGGGATAATAGCTTCAACGAAGGACGTAGCCGAAGGGATTTCGGCCTTCTTCGAGAAGAGGAAACCGGAGTTTAAAGGGGAATAG
- a CDS encoding ABC transporter ATP-binding protein, whose amino-acid sequence MLLKVEKVRFKYPGNVEVLRNASFNVDRGEVVAIIGSNGSGKTTLLLIAAGLLKPDSGLVLLDGEPLEKQLPEARRRIGLLFQDPDDQLFNPTVYDELAFTLRQLLSSEEEVKAKVSIFAEKFRLKGLLDKPPYRLSVGEKRRVTLASILIYDPDVLLLDEPTANLSSKSVEEVEQVVLEASEAGKAVVITSHDVELVAKLANRVYVISNGLTLGGISTASALTDENLLALADMKPPIILRASKLLGFNVKEPPLTIEAFAKALNEGYRPS is encoded by the coding sequence ATGCTGTTAAAGGTGGAGAAGGTACGCTTTAAGTACCCTGGCAACGTAGAGGTATTAAGGAACGCTAGCTTCAACGTGGATAGAGGTGAAGTCGTAGCCATAATAGGGTCTAACGGTAGCGGTAAAACAACGCTCTTACTCATCGCGGCGGGCCTCCTTAAACCTGATAGCGGCCTCGTTCTACTCGACGGAGAACCGTTAGAGAAGCAACTACCCGAAGCCCGTAGGAGGATAGGTTTACTCTTCCAAGACCCCGACGATCAACTATTCAACCCGACAGTTTACGATGAACTAGCCTTCACCCTCCGCCAGCTCCTATCCTCTGAAGAAGAGGTTAAAGCTAAAGTCTCGATTTTCGCTGAGAAGTTTAGGTTGAAGGGCCTACTCGATAAGCCTCCCTACAGGCTTAGCGTAGGTGAGAAAAGAAGGGTAACGTTAGCCTCAATACTGATTTACGACCCGGACGTTCTCCTACTCGATGAGCCGACGGCGAACCTAAGCTCCAAATCCGTGGAGGAGGTAGAACAAGTAGTACTGGAAGCTAGTGAGGCCGGTAAAGCCGTCGTAATTACTTCGCACGACGTGGAGCTCGTAGCGAAGCTAGCCAACCGCGTCTACGTTATTAGTAACGGTTTAACGCTGGGAGGGATAAGTACTGCCTCAGCGTTAACGGATGAAAACCTATTAGCCTTAGCCGATATGAAGCCTCCGATCATACTAAGGGCTTCAAAGCTTTTAGGCTTCAACGTAAAGGAGCCACCCTTAACCATTGAGGCCTTCGCGAAAGCCCTTAATGAAGGCTATCGGCCTTCATGA
- a CDS encoding energy-coupling factor transporter transmembrane component T, translated as MKRSLTHSFLEALRDTVNDLNHEASLKSFNPTITLLSALILTATASFSTGVKLPTLILLLSVALTLYARPSTYAWVKVVLIVALWALLVSIPLAFITSGEIIASLPLGFATLRVSREGVNTLLAFTLRATSAAAIFTAFYQIIGWRGMVKGLRGLRVPSELTAMASLSITYIPLFLREAVRLLSAREARIMKKGRLRRVWWMLTTVIGDLMLKGYERAWRLEKALRAKSFVETSPRSAPLSSWRPLKAPDRLKDLGLMGLALFIPVLNLLIGP; from the coding sequence TTGAAGAGGAGTTTAACTCATAGCTTCCTAGAGGCGTTAAGGGATACCGTTAACGACTTAAACCATGAAGCCAGCCTTAAATCCTTCAACCCTACCATAACCCTACTCTCCGCGTTAATACTTACGGCTACGGCATCCTTCAGTACCGGGGTTAAGCTTCCAACGCTAATATTACTATTAAGCGTAGCCTTAACCCTATACGCGCGCCCCTCAACCTACGCGTGGGTTAAGGTGGTGTTAATCGTAGCCTTATGGGCCCTCTTAGTTTCAATACCCCTAGCCTTCATAACCTCGGGCGAGATCATAGCCAGCCTACCATTAGGTTTCGCTACGCTAAGAGTTAGCCGTGAAGGCGTTAATACCCTGCTTGCCTTCACCCTTAGAGCAACTTCCGCCGCGGCTATTTTCACCGCCTTCTACCAGATAATAGGCTGGAGGGGGATGGTAAAAGGTTTAAGGGGTTTACGCGTACCAAGCGAGCTTACAGCTATGGCTTCATTATCCATTACCTACATACCCCTCTTCCTTAGGGAAGCCGTAAGGCTGTTATCAGCTAGGGAGGCACGCATCATGAAGAAGGGGAGGCTAAGGAGGGTATGGTGGATGCTAACAACGGTAATCGGAGACCTCATGCTTAAAGGTTACGAGAGGGCTTGGAGGCTTGAAAAGGCTCTTAGAGCCAAAAGCTTCGTAGAGACCTCCCCGCGTAGCGCTCCACTAAGCTCGTGGAGGCCGTTAAAAGCCCCTGATAGGCTTAAAGACCTAGGTTTAATGGGGCTCGCCTTATTTATACCCGTCCTAAACCTTCTAATCGGGCCGTGA
- a CDS encoding acyl-CoA dehydrogenase family protein — MDFELTKEQKEVQAAAREFAQKEFKPELAREYDRREEFPYELFRKAASLGFIGCHFPEEYGGQGYGLLETCLIIEEFCRADSTLGVAVILGAFGSDLIHMFGSEEQKEKYLVKVARGEWISSGAFTEPAHGSDITVLDTTAKRDGDYYVINGTKTLISNAPIADFAVVLCQSEPGVRYKQTLLIVDKGCEGFEASKIEGKMGIRASPIGEYSFNNVRVSIENLVGTEGMGFYHTLEFLDLGRVGVAAQAVGMAQGALDRALRYAKERSQFNRKIADFQVIQHKLADMAIQIEAARLLTYKAAWYVDKGRIIPELTSMAKTYATEMAIRVIDEALQIFGGYGYIAEYDVERYYRDVRITPLYEGTSEIQRNVIAKALLR, encoded by the coding sequence ATGGATTTCGAGTTGACGAAGGAGCAGAAGGAGGTTCAAGCCGCTGCTCGTGAGTTCGCTCAGAAGGAGTTTAAGCCTGAGCTTGCTAGGGAGTATGATAGGAGGGAGGAGTTTCCCTACGAACTCTTTAGGAAGGCTGCTAGCCTAGGTTTTATAGGATGCCACTTCCCTGAGGAGTATGGAGGTCAGGGCTACGGATTACTTGAAACCTGTCTTATCATAGAGGAGTTTTGTAGGGCTGATTCAACTCTTGGAGTTGCGGTAATTCTAGGTGCTTTCGGATCCGATTTAATCCATATGTTTGGTAGTGAGGAGCAGAAGGAGAAGTATTTAGTTAAGGTTGCTAGGGGTGAATGGATTTCTTCAGGCGCCTTTACTGAGCCAGCCCATGGGAGCGATATAACGGTTCTCGATACTACGGCTAAGCGTGATGGTGACTACTACGTGATTAACGGTACTAAGACACTCATAAGTAATGCGCCTATCGCCGACTTCGCCGTAGTGCTCTGCCAATCCGAGCCTGGGGTGAGGTATAAGCAGACCCTCTTAATAGTTGATAAGGGTTGTGAGGGTTTTGAAGCATCTAAGATCGAGGGTAAGATGGGTATTAGGGCTTCACCGATAGGTGAATACTCCTTTAACAATGTACGCGTATCCATCGAAAACCTGGTGGGTACCGAGGGTATGGGCTTTTACCATACGCTCGAGTTCCTAGATCTAGGGCGCGTGGGTGTTGCAGCGCAGGCTGTCGGCATGGCTCAGGGAGCTCTTGACAGAGCCTTAAGGTATGCTAAGGAGAGGAGCCAGTTTAACCGTAAGATAGCGGATTTCCAAGTTATACAGCATAAGCTAGCGGATATGGCTATACAGATCGAAGCCGCTAGGTTATTAACGTATAAGGCTGCGTGGTACGTTGATAAAGGCAGGATTATACCTGAGCTTACGTCTATGGCTAAGACGTACGCTACAGAGATGGCTATAAGGGTTATAGATGAGGCGCTTCAAATATTTGGCGGCTACGGCTACATAGCCGAGTACGACGTTGAACGCTACTACCGAGACGTAAGAATAACACCCCTATATGAGGGGACGAGTGAAATACAGAGGAACGTCATAGCTAAAGCCCTCCTACGTTAA
- a CDS encoding 3-hydroxyacyl-CoA dehydrogenase, with translation MGDLSLKRFAVVGAGTMGHGIAQLLAMAGFEVTLVDVSDEALRRAMDKIAWSLGKLAEKRRVKEEEVNVIKSRIRATVNLEEAVKEADFVVEAVPEDLELKKRVFSAIDKAAPKHAILATNTSSLSITELSKVTRRPDKVVGVHFFNPPVLMELVEVVKGDYTSDETVNVTLELTRKLGKKPILVKKDVRGFIVNRVLLSMFNDVCWAIHRGEAAMEAVDATIKYKAGLLMGAFELADYLGLDVAYSVSKVIEEAYGGRAKTCPLLEKLIKEGKLGQKTGAGFYDWSVGRPRIPFHLAGKFDVQRVYSVAVNEAAWLIHEGVAEPNDIDTAMKLGAAWPSGPCELGDRIGLDVVISKLKELYAKHGAEMYKPCPLLEEYVSKGWLGRKSGRGFYSYG, from the coding sequence TTGGGTGACTTAAGCTTGAAGAGGTTTGCAGTAGTAGGCGCTGGCACCATGGGGCATGGTATAGCCCAGTTATTAGCAATGGCCGGGTTCGAGGTAACCCTAGTGGATGTAAGCGATGAGGCCTTAAGGAGGGCCATGGATAAAATAGCGTGGAGCCTCGGTAAGCTAGCAGAGAAACGTAGGGTTAAGGAGGAGGAAGTAAACGTTATTAAGTCTAGGATAAGGGCTACGGTAAACCTCGAGGAGGCGGTTAAAGAGGCAGATTTCGTCGTGGAGGCCGTACCCGAGGACTTGGAGCTTAAAAAACGCGTATTTTCAGCTATAGATAAAGCAGCTCCTAAACACGCTATCCTAGCGACTAATACCTCGAGCCTTAGTATAACCGAGCTTTCAAAGGTTACCCGGCGTCCGGATAAGGTTGTAGGCGTACACTTCTTTAACCCTCCAGTACTCATGGAGCTAGTGGAGGTGGTTAAGGGGGATTACACGAGCGATGAAACAGTTAACGTAACACTTGAACTAACTAGGAAGCTAGGTAAGAAACCGATCTTAGTTAAAAAGGACGTTAGAGGCTTCATAGTGAATAGGGTACTATTATCCATGTTTAACGACGTCTGCTGGGCAATTCATAGGGGGGAGGCCGCCATGGAGGCGGTGGATGCAACCATAAAGTATAAGGCCGGCCTCCTCATGGGGGCCTTCGAGCTAGCCGACTACCTAGGCTTAGACGTAGCTTACAGCGTGTCAAAGGTTATAGAGGAAGCCTATGGTGGTAGAGCTAAAACTTGCCCCCTACTAGAAAAACTCATAAAGGAAGGAAAACTCGGTCAGAAGACCGGAGCTGGCTTCTACGATTGGTCCGTGGGTAGGCCTAGAATCCCCTTCCACCTAGCCGGTAAATTCGACGTTCAAAGGGTTTACTCGGTAGCCGTTAACGAGGCAGCTTGGCTAATCCACGAAGGAGTAGCAGAGCCAAACGATATAGATACCGCCATGAAGCTCGGTGCGGCTTGGCCTTCTGGACCCTGCGAATTAGGTGATAGAATAGGCTTAGACGTCGTAATCTCGAAGCTTAAGGAGCTTTACGCGAAGCATGGGGCCGAGATGTATAAGCCTTGCCCCCTACTCGAAGAGTACGTAAGTAAAGGGTGGCTAGGCCGAAAATCTGGAAGGGGCTTTTACAGTTATGGTTAA